A genome region from Akkermansiaceae bacterium includes the following:
- a CDS encoding glycosyltransferase family 2 protein — protein MDLTFLFPCLNEAETLASCIAEVRKSLDGGSLEYEILVADNGSTDESREIARANGARVVEVSEKGYGAALRGGFGAAAGRYVMFADADATYMLEHSLELYEAAVREDGDMAIASRLKGTVQPGAMPFLHHYLGTPVLTGLINLFFKGRLSDCNSGFRCVRREAYETWRIRSSGMEFASELLIKALKAGARMVEIPSGLRPHREGRIAHLKTWRDGMRHLLFILSERPQFFESVGLLLLTASTLLQVATLVFGPIKIGIFNVFDLHSQALFLLGGLTGGQLYVFSCVLFLRGNERSTALTRKVLSLEEDSLFFLLLGLLVLELLCVGAIAVRWGMVHFGGLDLTAILFPLVHFLSVPGLWAIGLLAIHVFKKGES, from the coding sequence ATGGATCTGACATTCCTTTTCCCCTGCCTCAACGAGGCGGAAACCCTTGCCTCCTGTATCGCCGAGGTGAGGAAATCGCTGGACGGCGGCTCCCTCGAATATGAAATCCTGGTGGCCGACAACGGCAGCACCGACGAATCCCGCGAGATTGCCAGGGCGAACGGGGCCAGGGTGGTGGAGGTCAGCGAAAAGGGATATGGTGCGGCCTTGCGCGGCGGCTTCGGAGCGGCGGCCGGGCGCTATGTGATGTTCGCGGATGCCGATGCGACCTACATGCTAGAGCACAGCCTGGAACTTTATGAGGCGGCGGTCAGGGAGGATGGGGATATGGCGATCGCATCGCGGCTGAAAGGGACGGTGCAGCCCGGCGCGATGCCCTTCCTGCACCATTACCTTGGGACGCCGGTGCTCACCGGCCTGATCAACCTGTTTTTCAAGGGCAGGCTGAGCGATTGCAATTCAGGGTTCCGCTGTGTGCGCAGGGAGGCCTACGAGACCTGGCGCATCCGTTCCTCGGGAATGGAGTTCGCCTCGGAGCTCCTGATCAAGGCGCTCAAGGCGGGTGCCAGGATGGTGGAAATCCCTTCAGGTCTGCGTCCCCACCGCGAGGGGCGCATCGCCCACCTCAAGACCTGGCGCGACGGCATGCGCCATCTGCTCTTCATCCTTTCCGAGCGCCCCCAGTTTTTCGAGTCGGTCGGGCTTTTGCTGCTCACCGCCAGCACCTTGCTGCAGGTGGCGACCTTGGTCTTCGGGCCGATAAAGATAGGGATCTTCAACGTGTTCGACCTGCACTCGCAGGCGCTGTTCCTGCTCGGCGGGCTGACCGGCGGGCAGCTCTACGTATTCAGCTGCGTGCTGTTCCTGCGCGGCAACGAGCGATCCACCGCCCTCACCCGCAAGGTTCTCAGCCTGGAAGAGGACAGCCTGTTTTTCCTTCTGCTGGGCCTGCTGGTGCTTGAGTTGCTGTGTGTGGGGGCGATTGCGGTGCGGTGGGGGATGGTTCACTTCGGGGGCTTGGACCTGACGGCGATCCTTTTCCCGCTGGTCCATTTCCTGAGTGTGCCGGGGCTGTGGGCGATAGGCCTCTTGGCCATCCATGTTTTCAAGAAGGGCGAGTCCTGA
- a CDS encoding glycosyltransferase family 2 protein, whose product MIEFFFWFSLLLVAYANLGYPLLLWLLVRILPQRQRGGGFDGVWPMVSVVIVAHNEAARIPAKLGNLLENGYPGELEVIVVCDGCDDSTADVSRSFGGGRVRTIEAARCGKAEGLNRGVAAAKGEILVFADVRQVFEADAIRRLVAHFSDPGVSGVSGSLEIKAATDGPGKGIDVYWKLEKFIRLSESRIDSCIGCTGAIYALRAESYEPLPPDTLLDDVVVPMRAMLAGGRILFEPTACAYDPQPLTVESERRRKTRTLAGNFQMLFRHPGWLIPVRNRLWWQLVSHKYLRLAVPLLLAVCFSCNALLASAAPVYALSLALQLLLYLLAAVGIACPSRRMRVFSVPGGFLYLQILCFMGLLRFLKSRVAKTPVGW is encoded by the coding sequence ATGATCGAGTTCTTTTTCTGGTTTAGTCTGTTGTTGGTAGCCTATGCGAACCTGGGCTATCCGCTATTGCTTTGGCTGCTCGTCCGGATCCTTCCGCAGCGGCAGCGGGGCGGCGGTTTCGACGGTGTTTGGCCCATGGTGTCGGTGGTGATTGTCGCCCACAATGAGGCCGCGCGCATCCCGGCGAAGCTGGGGAACCTGCTGGAAAACGGCTATCCCGGGGAGCTTGAGGTGATCGTGGTTTGCGATGGCTGCGATGATTCCACCGCCGATGTCAGCCGGAGCTTCGGAGGCGGGAGGGTGCGGACAATCGAAGCGGCCCGCTGCGGGAAGGCGGAGGGGCTCAACCGGGGGGTCGCCGCGGCGAAGGGTGAGATCCTTGTGTTCGCCGATGTGAGGCAGGTATTCGAAGCGGATGCAATCCGGCGGCTCGTGGCGCACTTTTCCGATCCCGGTGTGTCCGGGGTGAGCGGTAGCCTGGAAATCAAGGCTGCGACCGACGGGCCGGGGAAGGGGATCGATGTCTATTGGAAACTCGAGAAGTTCATCCGCTTGTCGGAATCGCGGATCGACTCTTGCATAGGCTGCACCGGAGCCATCTACGCCCTGCGCGCGGAAAGCTACGAGCCCCTGCCTCCCGATACGCTGCTGGATGATGTTGTCGTGCCGATGCGGGCTATGCTGGCGGGCGGGCGCATACTCTTCGAGCCCACCGCCTGCGCCTACGATCCGCAGCCGCTGACGGTGGAGAGCGAGCGGCGGCGGAAGACGCGGACGCTGGCGGGGAATTTCCAGATGCTATTCCGCCATCCCGGCTGGCTGATCCCCGTGCGCAACCGGCTGTGGTGGCAGCTTGTTTCGCACAAATATCTCAGGTTGGCGGTGCCGCTGCTGCTGGCGGTTTGTTTTTCATGCAACGCCTTGCTGGCCTCCGCAGCGCCTGTCTATGCGCTAAGCCTGGCCTTGCAACTGCTGCTATATCTCCTCGCGGCCGTGGGGATCGCCTGCCCATCCCGGCGGATGAGGGTTTTCAGTGTTCCGGGCGGCTTTCTCTACCTTCAGATTCTTTGTTTCATGGGTTTGTTGCGGTTTTTGAAATCGCGGGTTGCAAAAACTCCGGTCGGCTGGTGA
- a CDS encoding class I SAM-dependent methyltransferase, whose amino-acid sequence MRSPDDEDFDASAANYDEQLQRGLSISGETKEFFAVERVKWLRRRFAPMDFTAGRCLDFGCGIGTATPYLLDVLGATSVVGTDPSEASLEIARSDWKSRPADFVPAGQITPGSMDLAFCNGVFHHIDPSNRVGAASLVYRSLRPGGLFALWENNPWNPLTRLSMSRVPFDADAIMLWPGETRRLLVQCGFEVLFTDYKFFFPRPLAALRFLEPSLRRCVMGAQYLVLARKPS is encoded by the coding sequence ATGCGTTCACCGGATGATGAGGATTTTGATGCGAGCGCCGCAAACTATGACGAGCAGCTCCAGAGGGGCTTGTCGATCAGCGGGGAAACCAAGGAATTCTTCGCCGTCGAACGCGTGAAATGGCTCCGACGGCGCTTCGCCCCCATGGATTTCACGGCTGGCAGATGCCTCGATTTCGGCTGTGGCATCGGCACCGCGACACCATACCTGCTCGATGTGCTTGGAGCCACGTCGGTCGTCGGCACGGATCCTTCCGAGGCATCCCTTGAGATCGCACGCAGCGATTGGAAATCGCGGCCGGCCGATTTTGTCCCTGCGGGCCAGATCACCCCGGGCAGCATGGACCTGGCATTCTGCAACGGGGTCTTCCACCACATCGATCCGTCGAACCGTGTTGGGGCGGCCTCACTCGTGTACCGGAGCCTTCGGCCCGGAGGCCTGTTCGCGCTCTGGGAAAACAACCCCTGGAACCCGCTGACACGGCTTTCCATGAGCCGTGTCCCCTTCGACGCGGATGCGATCATGCTCTGGCCGGGCGAAACCCGCCGCCTGCTGGTGCAATGTGGTTTTGAGGTGCTCTTCACGGATTACAAATTCTTTTTCCCACGCCCGCTGGCGGCACTGCGTTTCCTGGAGCCCAGCCTACGCCGTTGCGTGATGGGGGCGCAATATCTCGTATTGGCGCGCAAGCCTTCCTGA
- a CDS encoding UDP-glucose/GDP-mannose dehydrogenase family protein, which translates to MTLETMSNQQLSISVFGLGYVGSVVAALLASRGHSVIGVDVIQSKVDAMNAGRATFHEPELAELTSGAWGLKRLRATTSTAEAIASTDVSLICVGTPSTAAGSLDLTFVEEVTANIADALRSKPGKHHLVYRSTMLPGSTRGLVEKHLKDLVDDGGLEVFFYPEFLRQGSAVQDMVEPSLSVIGSYRKGGDISPINELIGPHADQTDLESAELIKYACNAFHASKVAFANEIGRIAKSIGVDGVDVMRVLCQDTRLNISTYYLRPGTPFGGSCLPKDVSALAQLARNKALATPMLESLLASNADHMDHLTEMAEQAAGKSGILLLGLSFKDQTDDLRGSAAFELATRLLLRNHKIAIYDPLLAPEKFTGALERIASLRLPNLASLMKDDLGTAISQNQTIIVFNRCAGLEDLRPHLTPAHRIIDVTRWPELAGLPGEYTGICW; encoded by the coding sequence ATGACACTTGAGACAATGTCCAACCAGCAGCTTTCCATCAGCGTCTTCGGGCTCGGGTATGTCGGCAGTGTCGTCGCCGCACTCCTTGCCAGCCGCGGCCATTCCGTCATCGGGGTGGATGTCATCCAGTCCAAGGTCGATGCCATGAACGCCGGCCGGGCCACCTTCCACGAGCCGGAACTCGCCGAGCTCACCTCCGGGGCATGGGGACTAAAGCGCCTCCGGGCGACGACCAGCACCGCCGAGGCGATCGCCTCAACGGATGTATCCCTGATCTGCGTCGGCACCCCTTCGACCGCGGCCGGATCCCTCGACCTCACCTTCGTGGAGGAGGTCACCGCCAACATTGCGGACGCACTGCGCAGCAAGCCGGGCAAACACCATCTTGTCTATCGCAGCACCATGCTGCCGGGCTCCACGCGGGGCCTGGTGGAGAAACATCTCAAGGATCTCGTCGATGACGGCGGGCTGGAGGTTTTCTTCTACCCGGAGTTCCTGCGCCAGGGATCTGCCGTCCAGGACATGGTCGAGCCCAGCCTCTCGGTCATCGGGTCTTACCGCAAGGGCGGCGACATCTCCCCGATCAACGAACTCATCGGCCCCCATGCGGACCAAACCGATCTCGAATCCGCAGAACTGATCAAATACGCCTGCAACGCATTCCACGCCTCCAAGGTCGCATTCGCCAACGAGATCGGGCGCATCGCCAAGAGCATCGGCGTGGATGGTGTCGATGTCATGCGGGTGCTCTGCCAGGACACCCGGCTCAACATTTCCACATACTACCTCCGCCCGGGAACGCCTTTCGGGGGATCCTGCTTGCCCAAGGATGTCAGCGCGCTCGCGCAGCTTGCCAGGAACAAGGCGCTAGCGACGCCCATGCTCGAAAGCCTGCTCGCCAGCAACGCGGATCACATGGATCACCTCACCGAGATGGCGGAGCAAGCCGCCGGAAAATCCGGAATCCTGCTGCTAGGGCTTTCGTTCAAGGACCAAACCGACGATCTGCGCGGCAGCGCCGCATTCGAGCTTGCGACCCGCCTCCTGCTGAGGAACCACAAAATCGCGATCTATGACCCCTTGTTGGCGCCGGAAAAATTCACAGGCGCCCTGGAGCGCATCGCCAGCCTCCGTCTCCCTAACCTCGCCTCGCTCATGAAGGACGACCTCGGGACGGCGATCAGCCAGAACCAGACCATCATCGTCTTCAACCGCTGCGCCGGGCTCGAGGATCTACGCCCCCACCTGACCCCGGCCCACCGCATCATCGATGTCACCCGCTGGCCGGAACTGGC